In Labilibaculum sp. DW002, one DNA window encodes the following:
- a CDS encoding deoxycytidylate deaminase, whose protein sequence is MQNTKQLELDKKQENLDRRYVRMALVWAENSYCERRKVGALIVKDKMIISDGYNGTPSGFENVCEDENYKTKAYVLHAEANAITKVAKSSNSSDNATLYVTATPCIECAKLIIQAGIVRVVYSEEYHSTEGKDLLERAGIEVKFINLKEQF, encoded by the coding sequence ATGCAGAATACAAAACAATTGGAGTTGGATAAGAAACAGGAGAACTTAGATCGTAGATATGTTAGAATGGCATTAGTATGGGCGGAAAATTCTTATTGCGAGAGAAGAAAAGTGGGTGCTTTAATTGTTAAGGATAAGATGATAATTTCGGATGGATACAATGGAACACCATCTGGTTTTGAGAATGTTTGTGAAGATGAAAACTATAAAACCAAAGCGTATGTTCTTCATGCTGAAGCAAATGCGATTACGAAAGTTGCAAAATCTAGCAATAGCAGTGATAATGCAACATTATATGTTACTGCTACACCGTGTATAGAATGTGCGAAGCTAATTATACAAGCTGGTATTGTTCGGGTAGTGTATTCAGAAGAATATCATAGCACTGAAGGAAAAGATTTACTGGAAAGAGCTGGGATTGAAGTGAAATTTATTAATTTAAAGGAACAGTTTTAA
- a CDS encoding PorP/SprF family type IX secretion system membrane protein yields the protein MRAHFKLIIFIFPLLFIADFSAKAQQVPLLDQYYINPVVYNPAASGATGLFNAYLLRNQKFMDFDGGQVTHIFTADAALNEGRYGVGFNLTNDDVGIFNNTQAMLNYSYRLKIADQHNIRFGVSAGISDFRMNTSQIVANSNDPYLISSNFKNSEFMANVGVYYKYKNLLFGLTIPQLLNNSVSNTIDGKQSTYNLNRQVLVSSGYKFPIESVKDLSISPYIMLRYANAIPFQYDLNLIADLKDKGWFAVNYRDNFSVGLNLGVTVLKNFTIGYSYDIGIKKTGRYASNNHEFLIGYRLPLSANKKKDRILDNDNSILKTLLAEKYKKIDYLRKVLEEMENKDKQSDADRDGVADDIDECPNTPSYYIVNETGCPVDSDGDGIVDSEDLCPEIPGSYENKGCPEQKEEKIEMEERLENIYFSFGNYTLTEYSRRKLETLISILKKNTNYMLKMHGHTDDIGSNRSNIELAHKRLITVKNYLALNGIPTNQIIVVPHGESMPVVANTDSKSRANNRRVSFEIYNYQ from the coding sequence ATGAGAGCCCATTTTAAGCTTATAATCTTCATCTTTCCCCTTCTATTTATTGCTGATTTTTCAGCAAAAGCACAACAGGTGCCTTTATTAGATCAATACTACATCAACCCAGTAGTTTACAATCCTGCTGCCTCAGGTGCTACCGGATTATTTAATGCTTACCTACTTCGCAATCAAAAATTCATGGATTTTGATGGCGGTCAGGTCACGCATATTTTTACTGCTGATGCTGCTTTAAATGAAGGGAGATATGGTGTCGGTTTCAATCTCACAAATGATGATGTTGGTATTTTCAACAATACACAAGCCATGTTGAACTATTCTTACCGATTAAAGATAGCCGATCAACACAACATCCGCTTTGGTGTTTCTGCAGGAATCTCTGACTTTAGAATGAACACTTCTCAAATTGTCGCCAACTCAAACGATCCTTATTTAATCAGTAGTAATTTTAAGAATTCTGAATTTATGGCGAACGTAGGTGTTTATTACAAGTACAAAAACCTCTTATTTGGCCTAACGATTCCTCAACTACTAAACAACTCAGTAAGTAATACCATCGATGGGAAGCAGAGCACCTACAATCTCAACCGACAAGTACTCGTTAGCAGTGGCTATAAATTCCCTATTGAGAGCGTTAAAGATCTTAGTATTTCTCCCTACATAATGCTCCGCTATGCCAATGCAATTCCCTTTCAATACGATCTTAATTTAATTGCTGATTTAAAAGACAAAGGATGGTTTGCAGTTAATTATAGAGACAATTTCTCTGTTGGCTTAAATTTAGGTGTTACTGTTCTTAAAAATTTTACGATAGGATATTCATATGATATTGGAATTAAAAAAACAGGGCGATATGCCTCAAACAATCATGAATTCCTTATCGGATATCGTCTTCCATTATCTGCAAACAAGAAGAAAGATCGAATTTTAGACAATGACAACAGCATTTTAAAAACTTTGCTTGCTGAGAAATACAAAAAGATCGATTATTTGAGAAAGGTTTTAGAAGAGATGGAGAATAAAGACAAACAATCGGATGCTGATCGCGATGGCGTTGCAGATGATATTGATGAGTGTCCAAATACTCCTTCTTATTACATTGTTAACGAAACAGGCTGTCCTGTAGATTCAGATGGCGATGGAATTGTTGACAGTGAAGATCTTTGCCCTGAAATTCCTGGTAGCTATGAAAACAAAGGCTGCCCCGAACAAAAAGAAGAGAAAATTGAGATGGAAGAACGTCTTGAGAATATCTATTTTTCATTCGGCAACTATACTCTAACCGAATACTCGAGAAGAAAATTAGAGACCCTTATTAGCATCTTAAAAAAGAATACGAATTACATGCTTAAAATGCATGGCCACACCGATGATATCGGCTCCAACAGATCCAATATCGAATTGGCTCACAAAAGACTAATTACCGTAAAAAATTACCTCGCTTTAAATGGAATACCAACCAATCAAATTATTGTAGTTCCACATGGCGAGAGCATGCCAGTAGTTGCCAATACCGATAGTAAAAGCAGAGCAAATAATCGAAGAGTATCTTTCGAAATTTACAACTACCAATAA
- a CDS encoding periplasmic heavy metal sensor, whose product MKINKRSISILSLVAFLFLGMSGLQAQQEKRDFKQRGDQTSVLNEVQKEQMKEARIAFAKATIDLKNELGELHAKQRTLFSAEKPNMKEIYANADKISELKNQIKKEEIGMKLDIRSFLTEEQQMKMAKHSKHRKGVMRDKKGQMGQANRAEMGRAKQGMRKGDRGEQQGKKGYGIKQKAGKQMGKDRNMLDLSDEQKAQMKEIRVAHLKETKELKNELEVIRLKQKHLMTAEKVDKNSIMDNIDRLSNIQNQLAKKQIDNKMEIREILTEDQLVLFMSHPKGKKGFAKRHKRMN is encoded by the coding sequence ATGAAAATAAATAAGAGAAGTATATCGATACTAAGCCTAGTAGCATTTTTATTTCTAGGAATGTCAGGTTTACAAGCACAGCAAGAGAAAAGGGATTTTAAACAAAGAGGTGATCAAACCTCTGTTTTAAACGAGGTGCAAAAAGAACAAATGAAAGAAGCTCGAATTGCCTTTGCAAAAGCAACTATCGATCTTAAAAATGAGTTGGGCGAACTACATGCAAAGCAGAGAACTTTATTTTCTGCAGAGAAGCCTAACATGAAAGAAATTTACGCCAATGCAGATAAAATATCTGAACTGAAAAATCAGATAAAGAAAGAGGAGATTGGGATGAAATTAGACATTCGATCTTTTTTAACAGAAGAACAACAAATGAAGATGGCGAAGCACTCAAAGCATAGAAAAGGTGTGATGCGTGACAAAAAAGGTCAGATGGGACAAGCCAACCGAGCTGAAATGGGAAGAGCGAAGCAAGGAATGCGAAAAGGAGATAGAGGCGAACAGCAAGGAAAGAAAGGTTATGGAATCAAGCAGAAGGCTGGAAAACAAATGGGAAAAGACAGAAATATGCTGGATTTAAGTGATGAGCAAAAGGCACAAATGAAGGAAATTCGTGTTGCTCACCTTAAGGAAACAAAAGAGTTGAAAAATGAACTGGAAGTGATACGTTTGAAGCAAAAACATTTGATGACTGCTGAAAAAGTTGATAAGAATAGCATTATGGATAATATTGATCGCTTATCAAATATTCAAAATCAATTGGCTAAAAAACAAATTGATAACAAAATGGAAATAAGAGAAATCTTGACAGAAGATCAATTGGTGCTTTTTATGAGCCATCCGAAAGGGAAAAAAGGTTTTGCTAAAAGACATAAACGAATGAATTAA
- a CDS encoding AbgT family transporter gives MQKTNKKRRSWTDRFLNVTEKFGNALPHPATLFAIFAVLAILLSGLASLFGWQAVHPGTKETIEVVNLLSVDGLHRILIEMVDNFTGFAPLGIVMVAMLGIGIAESSGLIGTLIRKLVLSAPKKMLTFVLVLAGILSNTASDVGYVLLIPLAGIIFVAVDRHPIAGMAAAFAGVSGGFSANLILGTIDPLLAGLSQEAARIVDPTAVVNPTANYYFMVVSTFVIATVGTLVTEKVIEPRLGVYKDAAEHKEEIHDLNDLERRGLRWALYVVLFLTAITVWGLYPENGFFRGEDGGFLTSPLIKGVVALLFLGAGGCGIAYGFGAKVFKSDADIMKGMGKSMETLAGYYVLVFFAAQFVAYFKWSNLGVIMAIKGAGALMAAEIGMIPLMILFVLLSALINMLMGSASAKWAIMAPIFIPMFMLMGYSPELSQVVYRIGDSVTNVISPMMSFFALIIAYVQKYDKKSGIGTIIATMLPYSVAFFLVWVILLMGWITLGLPLGPGAGLEYTMPN, from the coding sequence ATGCAAAAAACAAATAAAAAAAGACGAAGCTGGACAGATCGTTTCCTAAATGTAACAGAGAAATTTGGGAATGCACTTCCGCACCCCGCAACCCTATTTGCAATATTTGCTGTATTGGCAATTTTATTATCAGGTCTGGCTTCTCTTTTTGGATGGCAGGCAGTTCATCCTGGTACCAAGGAGACTATCGAGGTCGTTAACCTTCTGTCTGTAGATGGCTTGCACCGTATTCTTATCGAGATGGTTGATAATTTTACTGGCTTTGCACCTTTGGGGATTGTGATGGTAGCCATGTTGGGTATTGGTATCGCTGAGAGTAGTGGTTTGATTGGAACACTGATTCGTAAACTCGTTTTATCAGCACCTAAAAAGATGTTGACTTTTGTACTTGTACTTGCAGGTATCTTGTCGAATACAGCATCCGATGTGGGATATGTTCTGTTAATTCCTTTGGCAGGGATTATTTTCGTTGCAGTCGATCGTCATCCAATTGCGGGTATGGCAGCCGCCTTTGCTGGTGTATCAGGTGGATTTTCAGCAAACCTTATTCTAGGAACTATCGATCCATTATTAGCAGGCCTTTCTCAGGAAGCGGCTCGAATTGTTGATCCAACAGCAGTTGTAAACCCAACAGCAAACTATTATTTTATGGTGGTTTCAACCTTCGTTATTGCTACGGTTGGTACGCTGGTCACCGAAAAAGTGATAGAACCTCGCTTGGGTGTCTATAAGGATGCAGCCGAGCATAAGGAAGAAATCCATGATTTAAATGACTTGGAGCGACGAGGTTTACGTTGGGCTTTATATGTAGTGCTTTTCCTTACAGCAATTACTGTTTGGGGTTTATACCCTGAAAATGGCTTCTTTAGAGGAGAAGATGGTGGTTTCCTAACCTCACCACTGATAAAAGGTGTTGTAGCACTCTTGTTTTTAGGTGCTGGAGGTTGTGGTATAGCTTATGGTTTTGGAGCAAAAGTATTCAAGTCGGATGCTGATATCATGAAGGGTATGGGTAAGTCCATGGAAACGCTTGCCGGATACTATGTCCTTGTTTTCTTCGCAGCACAATTTGTGGCTTACTTCAAATGGTCGAATCTTGGTGTTATTATGGCTATTAAAGGGGCAGGAGCGCTTATGGCTGCCGAAATTGGAATGATACCATTAATGATTCTTTTTGTGCTTTTATCGGCGCTTATTAATATGCTTATGGGCTCGGCTTCGGCTAAGTGGGCCATTATGGCACCTATCTTTATTCCGATGTTTATGTTGATGGGCTACTCGCCGGAATTATCGCAGGTCGTTTATCGTATTGGTGATTCTGTAACCAATGTCATTTCTCCTATGATGAGTTTCTTTGCACTGATTATTGCTTACGTTCAGAAATACGATAAGAAATCGGGTATTGGTACCATTATAGCCACCATGTTACCTTATTCTGTGGCATTCTTCCTGGTTTGGGTCATATTACTGATGGGATGGATCACTTTAGGCTTACCATTAGGACCAGGAGCTGGCTTGGAATATACCATGCCAAATTAA
- a CDS encoding S41 family peptidase: MAYNNSRNTIIFPILLALAIVLGMFLNSLFQKGEGVQQGIFQMPSSGSKLDFVLDMIEEDYVDTVSSAELIESAIPLILKDLDPHTVYIPAKDLQRVNEDLKGNFGGIGVQFIRYQDTVAIVRVIPGGPSELAGILAGDRIVEVDDSLVAGIKMTDAEIMDRLKGPKGTPVKIGIYRRGEKDLIDMELLRGSIPVASVDVAYMLSDTTGYIKVNRFAATTYFEFSEGLQKLTGLGMKQVIVDLRGNTGGYMSAATNMINEFLPEGKMIVYTEGKSQAKTDYVSTGRGDCQDLPITILIDELSASASEIFAGAIQDNDRGKVVGRRSFGKGLVQEQRMLPDGSAMRLTVARYYTPTGRCIQKSYSNGKEAYNNDINMRYVHGEFEKRDSIHFADSLKFKTAGGNIVYGGGGIMPDVFIPVDTTGYSNYFRDLRTKGVIYQYAFFFVDNHRKDLVELKDYQSILKYIKTKDVIKGLVAYAKEKGVKPDYKGLAESRNVIETQVKAYIARDVIDDDGFYPIIQDLDKTLLESQKQFQ, translated from the coding sequence ATGGCTTATAATAATAGTAGAAACACAATAATATTCCCAATTCTGTTAGCGCTGGCTATTGTATTGGGAATGTTCTTAAATTCTCTTTTCCAAAAAGGGGAAGGAGTACAACAGGGAATTTTTCAGATGCCATCTTCTGGAAGCAAGTTGGATTTTGTTTTGGATATGATTGAGGAAGATTACGTCGATACAGTTTCATCTGCTGAATTAATTGAAAGTGCTATTCCGTTAATTTTAAAAGATTTGGATCCACACACAGTATATATTCCAGCTAAAGATTTGCAAAGAGTAAATGAAGATTTAAAAGGCAATTTTGGTGGCATCGGTGTTCAGTTTATACGTTATCAGGATACTGTTGCTATTGTACGTGTGATCCCTGGAGGTCCTTCCGAGTTGGCAGGGATTTTAGCTGGCGACAGAATTGTTGAGGTGGATGATTCTCTTGTAGCAGGCATCAAAATGACCGATGCGGAAATTATGGATCGTTTGAAAGGACCCAAAGGAACGCCAGTTAAAATTGGGATTTATAGACGAGGAGAAAAGGACTTAATTGATATGGAATTGTTAAGAGGGTCAATTCCTGTAGCAAGTGTTGATGTTGCTTATATGTTGTCGGATACAACAGGATATATTAAAGTAAATCGATTTGCTGCAACTACTTATTTTGAATTTTCGGAAGGCCTACAAAAGCTAACCGGACTTGGAATGAAGCAGGTTATTGTTGATTTACGTGGCAATACCGGTGGTTATATGTCAGCTGCAACCAATATGATTAACGAATTCTTGCCAGAGGGTAAGATGATTGTTTACACAGAAGGAAAATCACAGGCAAAAACCGATTATGTTTCTACTGGTAGAGGGGACTGTCAAGACCTTCCAATTACGATTCTGATTGATGAACTTTCAGCATCGGCAAGCGAGATTTTTGCAGGAGCTATTCAGGATAATGATAGAGGTAAGGTTGTTGGTCGTCGATCATTTGGTAAAGGTTTGGTTCAGGAACAACGTATGTTACCTGATGGATCGGCAATGCGATTAACAGTTGCTCGCTATTATACTCCAACAGGCCGTTGTATTCAGAAATCATACTCAAATGGAAAAGAGGCTTACAATAACGATATTAACATGCGATATGTTCATGGAGAATTTGAGAAAAGGGATTCAATTCATTTTGCAGATTCGTTAAAATTCAAAACCGCTGGAGGAAATATTGTGTATGGTGGTGGAGGTATTATGCCAGATGTTTTCATCCCTGTTGATACAACTGGTTATTCAAATTATTTCAGAGATTTAAGAACCAAGGGAGTAATCTATCAGTACGCATTCTTTTTTGTTGATAATCATCGTAAAGATTTGGTTGAGTTGAAAGATTATCAATCGATTTTAAAGTATATCAAAACTAAAGATGTAATTAAGGGATTGGTTGCTTATGCGAAAGAGAAAGGAGTAAAACCAGACTATAAAGGGCTTGCCGAATCAAGAAATGTTATCGAAACACAAGTGAAAGCCTATATTGCCAGAGATGTTATTGATGATGATGGATTTTACCCAATTATACAAGATCTAGATAAAACTTTATTGGAATCACAAAAGCAATTTCAATAA
- a CDS encoding dihydroorotate dehydrogenase-like protein, with the protein MPNLTTNYLGLDLSSPIIAASSGLTDSIEKLIELEVHGAGAIVLKSLFEEEIIMEMDEQMLAMTSRPYVYPETFDYMDEDPKEDTVRKYLRLIQEAKSAVSIPIIASINCVSAQKWTYFAQEIEKAGADAIEINLFVLPTDMNRTGDENEQIYYDVLKTVKEQVAIPVALKISPYHSNLSNLISRLDEMAVDGVVMFNRFYSPDFDINNLTVTSGQVLSSSDDYKNSLRWTGIMSERLKCSIAGTTGIHTSESIIKHILAGADAVQLASILYKNGPEYIDILNKEIFSWMEKQGFKSLQEFKGKMSQNKSNDPAAFERVQFMKQFRNFVM; encoded by the coding sequence ATGCCAAATTTAACAACGAACTATCTTGGATTGGACCTAAGTAGTCCAATTATTGCAGCAAGTTCTGGACTAACCGATTCAATTGAAAAATTAATTGAATTAGAAGTTCATGGAGCCGGTGCTATCGTATTAAAATCTTTATTCGAAGAAGAAATCATTATGGAAATGGATGAGCAAATGCTTGCCATGACCAGTCGTCCGTATGTTTATCCTGAAACCTTCGATTATATGGATGAAGATCCTAAGGAAGATACCGTACGCAAATATTTGAGGTTAATTCAAGAAGCAAAATCAGCTGTTTCGATTCCAATTATAGCAAGTATAAACTGTGTTAGCGCTCAAAAATGGACCTATTTTGCTCAAGAAATTGAAAAAGCTGGAGCTGATGCCATTGAAATTAACTTGTTTGTATTGCCAACTGACATGAACAGAACAGGTGATGAAAACGAGCAAATTTATTACGACGTATTAAAAACGGTTAAAGAACAAGTTGCCATTCCAGTAGCATTAAAAATAAGCCCATATCATTCAAACTTATCTAATCTTATTAGCCGATTAGATGAAATGGCTGTTGATGGTGTAGTGATGTTTAATCGCTTTTACAGTCCTGATTTTGACATTAATAATTTGACCGTTACAAGCGGACAAGTTTTATCAAGTTCTGACGATTACAAAAACTCATTACGATGGACAGGAATTATGTCGGAACGATTGAAATGTTCTATTGCTGGAACAACTGGAATTCACACATCCGAAAGCATTATTAAACACATACTTGCTGGAGCTGATGCAGTTCAACTGGCTTCCATCTTGTATAAAAATGGCCCTGAGTATATCGACATCCTTAACAAGGAAATTTTCTCATGGATGGAAAAGCAAGGTTTCAAGAGTCTTCAAGAATTTAAGGGGAAGATGAGCCAAAATAAATCAAACGACCCTGCGGCATTCGAAAGAGTACAATTCATGAAGCAATTCAGAAACTTCGTGATGTAA
- a CDS encoding gliding motility-associated C-terminal domain-containing protein yields the protein MSLHKSLYQNLAIILCLLIFSLPLQVFSYFNLESSNTLLLPDNSLSVSIDTETICFGETTQIHIAPSEINVSYQLYTEGLTVGDAQDGNGSLLHFTLTPNYSATYQIIATNKLTLEKSTLNESVYLEVIRPPVDDIKVNISEDQICIGEKTIISLGNSENGVSYQLYDGTYMHGSPIEGNNAAISFPEFSPFRSVIYHIVATNKICSSTSMLKQTAKVLVGLPPEDHLHPTINNHTVCEGEEVVISLTPTDPAVSYQLFDGNKALCAPVSGNSEAINFEPTTPLTSTTYRIEALGNKCINPVDIRYTVDVDVHIHPTTNKEILANQDIICQGEEVVLSVKDSEEGMYYQLHDGVDFIEPNIIGNGSTIDFPGLSLVNSTEFHVYTHEAICSDQILLNSKKQINILDIEPFSVESFVTPSDACLGENVDIEIPMADLGIEYILLEGNQEINSITGAGKSIVFENLLPDEQSQYKILIGNCIDEFTASVPEFEVHSKPSLQLLSRDVHYGNDGQLTIHVTNGTPPYKFVIEPGQTYTTEEDVLELNNLAIGTYRILVVDDNFCRTSEAGEEIEIKFEGDKRVIVNNALTPNGDGINDEWLVQYDLELKAPEVAIFNIYGQQIFYSKAYQNNWKGSYNGSVLPSGTYYYSINFNTKNIKPIRGSLSIIGNF from the coding sequence ATGAGCCTGCACAAATCACTATATCAAAACTTGGCAATTATTCTATGTCTTCTGATATTTAGTCTCCCACTTCAGGTATTTTCATATTTCAACTTAGAATCAAGTAATACACTACTGTTACCAGACAACTCACTAAGTGTAAGTATCGATACAGAAACGATTTGTTTTGGAGAAACAACTCAAATTCATATCGCACCAAGTGAAATCAACGTAAGTTATCAGCTATATACTGAAGGCCTAACTGTTGGAGATGCTCAAGATGGAAATGGTTCTCTTTTACACTTCACACTAACTCCAAATTATTCTGCAACCTATCAAATCATTGCAACCAACAAACTTACGTTAGAAAAATCGACCTTAAATGAATCGGTTTATTTAGAAGTAATTCGTCCGCCTGTTGATGATATTAAAGTTAATATTTCTGAAGATCAGATCTGCATTGGTGAAAAAACGATCATCTCGCTGGGCAATAGTGAAAATGGTGTTAGCTATCAACTTTACGATGGAACCTACATGCACGGAAGTCCTATTGAAGGTAATAATGCTGCTATTTCCTTTCCAGAATTTTCTCCATTTCGATCAGTTATCTATCACATCGTAGCCACAAATAAAATATGTAGCTCTACTTCAATGCTTAAACAAACAGCAAAAGTATTGGTAGGATTACCTCCAGAAGATCATCTTCATCCTACAATTAATAATCATACAGTTTGCGAAGGAGAGGAAGTTGTTATATCCCTAACACCAACCGATCCAGCAGTTAGCTACCAACTATTTGATGGTAACAAAGCTTTATGCGCACCTGTTTCTGGTAATAGCGAAGCAATTAATTTCGAACCAACTACGCCACTAACATCTACTACCTACCGAATTGAGGCCTTAGGAAACAAATGTATTAATCCTGTAGATATTAGGTACACCGTTGATGTTGATGTTCATATACACCCAACTACAAACAAAGAGATTCTTGCTAATCAAGATATTATCTGTCAAGGTGAAGAAGTGGTGCTTTCGGTAAAAGATAGTGAAGAAGGAATGTACTACCAACTTCATGATGGAGTTGATTTTATAGAACCAAACATTATTGGTAATGGAAGTACAATTGATTTCCCAGGGCTTTCACTCGTTAATTCTACGGAATTTCATGTGTATACTCATGAAGCAATTTGTTCAGATCAAATCCTCTTAAACAGCAAAAAACAAATTAACATTCTTGATATAGAACCCTTCTCGGTTGAAAGCTTTGTAACCCCATCAGATGCATGTCTTGGCGAAAATGTAGATATTGAAATCCCAATGGCAGATCTTGGTATCGAATACATCCTCCTAGAAGGGAATCAAGAAATTAATAGTATAACAGGAGCTGGAAAGAGCATTGTATTTGAAAATTTACTTCCAGATGAACAATCTCAATACAAAATACTTATTGGTAATTGCATAGATGAATTTACTGCATCGGTACCAGAATTTGAGGTTCATTCTAAACCAAGCCTACAACTTTTAAGTCGAGATGTTCATTATGGAAATGATGGCCAACTCACTATTCATGTAACCAATGGAACTCCGCCATACAAATTTGTAATTGAACCCGGACAAACCTATACCACGGAAGAAGACGTATTGGAATTAAACAATTTAGCTATTGGCACCTATCGCATTTTAGTTGTTGACGATAATTTCTGTCGCACTTCAGAAGCTGGTGAAGAAATTGAAATCAAATTTGAAGGCGATAAGCGTGTTATTGTGAACAATGCTCTAACACCCAATGGAGATGGCATTAACGATGAGTGGCTTGTTCAGTACGACCTAGAGTTGAAAGCTCCTGAAGTAGCTATTTTTAATATTTATGGGCAACAAATATTCTATTCCAAAGCATATCAAAACAATTGGAAAGGTAGCTATAATGGATCCGTTTTACCAAGTGGAACCTATTATTACAGCATCAATTTTAATACAAAAAATATCAAACCAATAAGAGGATCTTTATCCATTATTGGTAATTTTTAA